A single region of the Terriglobales bacterium genome encodes:
- the deoC gene encoding deoxyribose-phosphate aldolase — MSTLTTVSGRPQIDTRDWRALARCLDSTLLRPETTAAQVADLCREAAHFGFATVFVHPCSVPLAASLLAGTGVRTGSPVGFPMGASTTSVKRYEAAELLRLGAQELDMVMNIGALKSRDRARVELDIRGVVEIVHGSGALLKVILETCLLTLDEKIVACELAVAAGADFVKTSTGLAGSGATAEDVALMRGVVGERAGVKAAGGIRTLADALAMIEAGANRLGTSTAARIVRELGAPEFQH; from the coding sequence ATGTCCACCCTGACCACCGTCTCCGGCCGCCCCCAGATCGACACCCGCGACTGGCGTGCGCTCGCCCGCTGCCTGGATTCCACCCTGCTGCGCCCCGAGACCACCGCCGCCCAGGTCGCCGACCTCTGCCGCGAGGCCGCGCACTTCGGCTTCGCCACCGTCTTCGTGCATCCCTGCTCCGTGCCGCTGGCCGCTTCCCTGCTCGCCGGCACCGGAGTGCGCACGGGCTCTCCCGTCGGCTTCCCCATGGGCGCGAGCACGACCTCGGTGAAGCGCTACGAGGCCGCCGAATTGCTGCGGCTGGGAGCGCAGGAGCTCGACATGGTGATGAACATCGGCGCGCTCAAGTCGCGCGACCGCGCCCGCGTCGAGCTCGATATCCGTGGCGTGGTCGAGATCGTCCACGGCTCCGGCGCCCTGCTCAAGGTCATCCTCGAGACCTGCCTGCTGACCCTGGACGAGAAGATCGTGGCCTGCGAGTTGGCGGTGGCCGCGGGAGCAGACTTCGTGAAGACCTCCACCGGGCTGGCCGGCAGCGGCGCCACCGCCGAGGACGTCGCCCTCATGCGCGGCGTGGTGGGCGAGCGCGCCGGGGTCAAGGCCGCCGGCGGCATCCGCACCCTGGCCGACGCTCTGGCCATGATCGAGGCCGGCGCCAACCGCCTGGGCACCTCCACCGCCGCCCGGATCGTGCGCGAACTGGGCGCGCCCGAGTTCCAGCACTAA